From Deinococcus aquiradiocola:
TCATGGGGCGCATCTCGAAGCTCTTCTGACGGACGATCTCGGGCCGGAATTCGGTCACGTCGTCGATGGGCGGCGCGGACATCGGGGAGGCGATGTCGGCCTCGTTGCCGTCCTCGCGCTGCTTGAGGTACCGGGTCTTGAACTTGCGCAGCTGGCGTTCGAGCACGTCGGAGGCGTGGTCGATGGCGGCGTACATGTCGGCGTGGTGCTCCTCGGCGCGGATGATGCCGTGCGGGACGTTCAGCTGCACTTCCACGCGGTTGCGGCGGCCCGCGTCGCGCACGTCGCGGACGGTGAGGGTCACGCGGGCATCCGTGATCTGGCTGCTGTAGCGGTCGAGCCTCGTGAGCTTGTTCTCCACGTAGTCCCGCAGCGCCTCGGTCACTTCGACGTTTCGTCCGGCCAGCTTGTAGATATGCACCATTCCACCCCTTTTCCTGAAGTGATTCCCGGCAGGGAGTACGCGGCCCGACCACCCGTCACCGGGCGGCCGCGGGTGCTGCGTTGTGTTCCGCTACCGGTGAGTCAGTCTACCCACGGGGTCATGAGCGTGTCAGGTGAAAACGCACGGACGGCACTTCAGAAAAGGTGCATGATGGATAGCGGTGAGTTCGGGCGTCCCCTCCGCGTGATCGCCCACCTTCTGCGTGACGCGCGTGTGCTGTGCTGTAAGGCATGGCGACACTGGTGATCGGAGCGACGGGCGGAATTGGTGAGGCGCTGGCGCGCGCATGGCCGGAAGAGGCCCTGTGGCTGAGCGGCCGGAACGAAGAGCGGCTGGACGCGCTCGCGACGGAACTGAAGGCCACGCCGCTGAGGGCGGACCTGGGGTACGAGAGTCACATCCGGGCGATGTTCGATTCGCTGACCCTGCCGCTCGATACGGTGGTGTACGCGGCGGGCACAGCCCTGCCGGAACCGGTGCAGGGCGCGACGCCGGACGCGGTGCGGCGCGTGTGGAACGCGAACTACTTCGGGGCGATGTGGGTGCTGAAGTACGGCCTGCCGCACCTTGCGGACGGTGGACGCATGTACTTCGTGGGTGCGCGGCCGGAACTCGTCACGGCGCGCGGGTTCGGGCAGTACGCGGCGAGCAAGGCGGCCCTGGCGCGCCTGCTGGACGTGACGCGGCTGGAGGCGCGCGGCCGGACACTGACGCTGGTGCTGCCGCCCGCCGTGGACACGCCCCTGTGGACGCAGGTGGGCCGCACGCCGAAGGGGGCCATGAGCGCCGGAACGGTCGCGCAGGCGATCGTCGCGGACCGCGCGGGGGCCGGGCAACCGGAACTGCGCGTGGAGGACACGGCAGGCTGACTCCCGGCCCGTGCGGGTCAGCGCCGTGCGGGTTCAGCGGCGGCGGACGCGGCTCATCAGGCCCTGCAGTTCGGGCAGGCGCAGGGCCGCGGCGAGCGCCAGATACACGGCGCCGCCCGCGCCGCCCGCCACGACCAGGCCCAGCATGCCGGGCAGGAAGCGGCCCGGGGCCGGCAGGAACGCCGCGACGCGCCACGCGACGAGGCCCGCCACCGCCGCGATCGGCAGGACGCGCGCGAGGTGCAGCATGAACGGCGTGAGCGCGAACCCGATGCGGCGGCGGTACATCATGAACAGCACGGCGCTCATGACCGTCCCGGTGATGGTGGTGGCGAGCCCGAACCCGAAGTACCCGAAGGCGGGCGTGAGCACGCGGTACAGCAGCACCTCCGCCACGAAGCCCACGGCGGAGACCGTGACGGCTTCCCGCACGCGCTCGCGGGCGTAGAAGGTGCGCAGCAGGATGGTGTTCACGGCCCACGGCACGAGCGCGAGCGCCCAGCCTTCCAGGATGCCGCTGCCCGCCCGGAACTTGCTCGCGTCGAGCGCGTGGCTGAGGTTGAAGATGCTGACGGCCTGCCCGGACAGCGCGACGAGCAGCGCACTGGTGGGCGCGGCCAGGAACGTCACGAGCCGCAGTGCCTGCAGCGTCAGGGTGCGGAAGGACGCCCAGTCGCGGTCGGCGGCGTTCTGCGACAGGCGCGGGAAGTACGCGAGGGCCGGACTGACCACGAACAGGCCGTTCGCGAGCGTGAAGAGCGTCTCGGCGTTGTTGTACCCGGTGACGGTACCGAGCGGGTACTGACCGCTCGACAGGAGGCGCTGCACGTAGAAGTTCAGGATCTGCCGCGCGCCCGCCGTGAGCGTGAACGGCGCCATGTTCGTCAGGACGCGCCGCATGGCGGGGTGCGTGGCGAGCGCCGGGGTGGGCAGCAGCCCGAACCGGTTCAGGGACGGGAGCTGCACGAGCAGCTGCGCGAGGCCGCCGATCAGCCAGCCGAGCGCGAGCCACGTACCGCTGTGCGGCAGCAGCAGCAGGATGGCGATGCTGGCGATGTTGAACGCGACCGGCGCGAAGCTCGACTCGCGGAAGTGCTCGTCGGCGTTCAGGAGGCCCATCGCGATGGCGGACAGGCTGATCAGCATCAGGAACGGCACGAGGAGGCGCGTCATGTACACCACCAGCTCGAAGCTGATCTGACTGCCGGGCGGGACGAGCAGGCCCGCAATCCACGGGGCGGCCAGGATGCCCAGCGCCATCAGGATCAGGTTCACGGCGATCAGGACGCCGCTGAACGCCCGCGCCAGCGAGCGCCGCCCGTCCGTGTCGAGGGACTTGTACACCGGGATGAAGGCGTTCACGAGCGCGCCCTCCGCCAGCAGTTCGCGCAGGGTGTTCGGGACGCGCGTCGCGAGCAGGAACGCGTCGGTCAGCGCGGCCGGGAAGGCGTTGATCAGGAGTTGCCGCACGATGCCCGACAGGCGCGAGCCGAGCGTGCCGAGCATCACCACCACGATGTTCCGCCCGGCCTTGCGG
This genomic window contains:
- the murJ gene encoding murein biosynthesis integral membrane protein MurJ, yielding MTAAPRPPEPPTPVPPAPAPRKAGRNIVVVMLGTLGSRLSGIVRQLLINAFPAALTDAFLLATRVPNTLRELLAEGALVNAFIPVYKSLDTDGRRSLARAFSGVLIAVNLILMALGILAAPWIAGLLVPPGSQISFELVVYMTRLLVPFLMLISLSAIAMGLLNADEHFRESSFAPVAFNIASIAILLLLPHSGTWLALGWLIGGLAQLLVQLPSLNRFGLLPTPALATHPAMRRVLTNMAPFTLTAGARQILNFYVQRLLSSGQYPLGTVTGYNNAETLFTLANGLFVVSPALAYFPRLSQNAADRDWASFRTLTLQALRLVTFLAAPTSALLVALSGQAVSIFNLSHALDASKFRAGSGILEGWALALVPWAVNTILLRTFYARERVREAVTVSAVGFVAEVLLYRVLTPAFGYFGFGLATTITGTVMSAVLFMMYRRRIGFALTPFMLHLARVLPIAAVAGLVAWRVAAFLPAPGRFLPGMLGLVVAGGAGGAVYLALAAALRLPELQGLMSRVRRR
- the hpf gene encoding ribosome hibernation-promoting factor, HPF/YfiA family, which gives rise to MHIYKLAGRNVEVTEALRDYVENKLTRLDRYSSQITDARVTLTVRDVRDAGRRNRVEVQLNVPHGIIRAEEHHADMYAAIDHASDVLERQLRKFKTRYLKQREDGNEADIASPMSAPPIDDVTEFRPEIVRQKSFEMRPMTPEDAAAQMEALGHDFYVFLSAKTGGCGVVYRRKDGHYGLIEPKT
- a CDS encoding SDR family NAD(P)-dependent oxidoreductase, whose protein sequence is MATLVIGATGGIGEALARAWPEEALWLSGRNEERLDALATELKATPLRADLGYESHIRAMFDSLTLPLDTVVYAAGTALPEPVQGATPDAVRRVWNANYFGAMWVLKYGLPHLADGGRMYFVGARPELVTARGFGQYAASKAALARLLDVTRLEARGRTLTLVLPPAVDTPLWTQVGRTPKGAMSAGTVAQAIVADRAGAGQPELRVEDTAG